In one window of Cololabis saira isolate AMF1-May2022 chromosome 23, fColSai1.1, whole genome shotgun sequence DNA:
- the LOC133424091 gene encoding N-acetylglucosamine-1-phosphotransferase subunits alpha/beta-like codes for MVRTNVSHVVGQLDDIRKNPRKFICLNDNIDHSHKDAATVKAVLRDFYESMFPLPSQFELPREYRNRFLHMEELQEWRIYRDKLKFWTHCVLVTLVIFTVMSFFAEQLILLKRKLFPRRRANRDSNPERV; via the exons ATGGTACGGACAAATGTCTCCCATGTGGTCGGCCAGTTGGACGACATCAGGAAGAATCCCAG GAAGTTCATATGTCTGAATGACAACATCGACCACAGCCACAAGGACGCCGCTACGGTGAAAGCTGTGCTGAGAGACTTCTACGAGTCCATGTTCCCGCTGCCGTCCCAGTTTGAGCTGCCCCGAGAATACCGCAACAGGTTTCTGCACATGGAAGAGCTGCAGGAGTG GCGCATCTATCGGGACAAGCTGAAGTTCTGGACCCACTGCGTCCTTGTGACCCTCGTCATCTTCACCGTCATGTCCTTCTTCGCCGAACAG CTCATCCTGCTGAAGCGAAAGCTGTTCCCCAGACGCCGTGCCAACAGGGACAGCAATCCCGAGCGGGTCTAA
- the chpt1 gene encoding cholinephosphotransferase 1, whose protein sequence is MPECLWPEPLSPPQLKRLEEHKYSACGRSLFEPPCQLYWTWLVRQIPTWVAPNTLTIVGLLVNILTTMVLVFYCPTATEEAPPWAFILSALGLFIYQSLDAIDGKQARRTNSSSALGELFDHGCDAVSTVFVAVGTCVSCGIGKYSNWMFFCGFIGMFMFFCAHWQTYVSGTLRFGLVDVTEVQIAIMIMYLMSAFGGVGLWDYTLPVIGMKMYAFPIMGITGGALYSCYNYFYVILNGGVGKNGSTVADTSVLGPGLHIGLILTLAFIIFKKSSSHIFETHSCLYLLTFGLVIAKISNKLVIAHMTKSELYLPDTAFIGPSLLFFNQYFNSFIDEYIVLWIAMVLSLVDLTRYCTGLCHQIASHLRIQVFSITPPSQAHRD, encoded by the exons ATGCCGGAGTGTCTGTGGCCGGAGCCGCTGTCACCGCCGCAGCTGAAGCGGCTGGAGGAGCACAAATACAGCGCCTGCGGTCGCTCCCTGTTCGAGCCTCCGTGCCAGCTCTACTGGACCTGGCTGGTCCGCCAGATCCCCACATGGGTGGCCCCGAACACGCTCACCATCGTGGGGTTGCTGGTCAACATCCTGACCACCATGGTGCTGGTGTTTTACTGTCCCACGGCCACGGAGGAG GCTCCACCATGGGCTTTCATCCTGTCTGCTCTGGGCCTCTTCATCTACCAGTCTCTGGATGCTATCGATGGGAAACAGGCCCGGAGGACAAACAGCAGCTCGGCGCTTGGAGAGCTCTTTGACCACGGTTGTGACGCTGTCTCCACAG tGTTTGTTGCTGTGGGAACATGCGTTTCATGTGGAATAGGGAAATACTCAAACTGGAtgttcttctgtggtttcatcGGGATGTTTATGTTTTTCTGTGCCCACTGGCAGACCTACGTGTCGGGAACCCTCCGCTTCGGCCT GGTTGACGTCACAGAAGTGCAGATCGCCATCATGATTATGTACCTTATGTCGGCTTTCGGTGGCGTGGGCCTTTGGGATTACACG TTGCCCGTAATAGGAATGAAGATGTACGCCTTCCCCATAATGGGCATCACCGGGGGCGCCCTGTACTCCTGCTACAACTACTTCTATGTCATTTTGAACGGAGGTGTCGGCAAGAACGGCTCCACCGTGGCT GACACCAGCGTGCTCGGCCCTGGTTTGCACATCGGCCTCATCCTCACGCTGGCCTTCATCATTTTCAAGAAGTCGTCCAGCCATATCTTTGAGACCCACTCCTGTCTGTACCTTCTCACTTTCGGCCTGGTCATCGCCAAGATCTCCAACAAGCTGGTG ATCGCCCACATGACCAAGAGTGAGTTATACCTCCCAGACACAGCCTTCATCGGGCCCAGCCTCCTCTTCTTCAACCAGTACTTCAACAGCTTCATCGACGAGTACATCGTACTCTGGATCGCCATG GTCCTGTCCCTGGTGGATCTGACGCGCTACTGCACAGGCCTGTGCCACCAGATCGCCTCCCACCTGCGCATCCAAGTGTTCAGCATCACGCCGCCGAGCCAAGCGCACCGCGACTGA